The following are from one region of the Flexibacter flexilis DSM 6793 genome:
- a CDS encoding OmpA family protein — MNKKLLLSIACSCIGFNLVAQKAHQQWATSVIEVSSQLSKTQYSAEQALKRPNVLPGYGENPSAWVPSAGGLEYLKVGFDKPTQVCQVAIAESNFPGSLYQLFLYDTQGKEYLVNTFSAKSLAAKNRLLRVYFPLTSYKVAAAKIVLDVSRMHDQPAIDAIGISDSRRPIELEITLSEESERYLWAEHLGEGVNSPYREHMAVLTPDGKNLYFSRQNHPNNIGGTTDEDIWVSTLDEKHNEWNAATNIGAPLNNAYPNFVCAISKDQKDQPFFLLGNQYKEDGSMTDGASTCSLAPQGFTKPQNVNIPDHHNSSVHTDYYMTTDHKVLLMAIESFDAIGDRDIYVSFKKGDNSWSDPKNLGKDVNTVSEESAPFMVAGDNTTLYFSSKGHSGFGDSDIFITRRLDDTWEKWSEPENLGPVLNTAFDDAYYYVSQAGDYVYYSRGVSSEDVDIFRIPFLRNAVPKPVTAVAVVKPTMPMTLTINKGRGEYVAYKAPTIEEVIAKNTGVDTTGNGSLLTQKTLALADQTTTPDANDPVTKTANVRKAVDESGASTVSSGKSGIKTTLPDPKANLLRRDKNISKYKVQSENNTTTSVNTNTPSDMEITITDSTESNSNVAKGSSGAKKSTRIPRSVLEEFRRTMVAFSVGKSLVPEDIKPQLSKLVIIMKKYPSISIEIDGHTDNSGNAELNKKLSEQRAATVKAYFAENGVNPDRVRSVGFGEERPRFSNETKTTRQKNRRVEFVPVVK, encoded by the coding sequence ATGAATAAAAAACTGTTACTCAGTATTGCTTGTTCTTGTATTGGTTTTAATTTGGTTGCGCAAAAGGCTCACCAACAATGGGCTACTTCTGTTATTGAAGTTTCTTCGCAACTTTCCAAAACGCAATATAGTGCCGAACAAGCACTCAAACGTCCTAATGTGTTGCCAGGTTATGGGGAAAACCCTAGTGCTTGGGTGCCAAGTGCGGGTGGTTTGGAGTATTTGAAAGTGGGGTTTGATAAACCGACACAAGTTTGCCAAGTGGCCATTGCCGAGTCTAACTTCCCTGGTAGTTTATACCAATTGTTTTTGTACGACACGCAAGGCAAGGAATATTTAGTTAATACCTTTTCGGCCAAATCATTGGCCGCCAAAAATCGCTTATTACGTGTTTATTTTCCACTTACATCGTATAAAGTAGCTGCCGCCAAAATCGTATTGGATGTGTCGCGTATGCACGACCAGCCAGCCATTGATGCGATTGGTATCTCGGATTCGCGCCGACCTATTGAATTAGAAATCACGCTTTCCGAAGAGAGTGAGCGTTATTTGTGGGCAGAGCATTTGGGCGAAGGGGTTAATAGTCCTTACCGCGAACACATGGCGGTGCTTACTCCTGATGGAAAAAATCTATACTTTAGCCGTCAAAATCATCCGAATAATATTGGTGGTACAACCGATGAAGATATTTGGGTTTCTACATTAGATGAGAAGCATAATGAATGGAATGCCGCTACTAATATTGGAGCACCGCTTAATAATGCGTATCCAAACTTTGTTTGTGCTATTTCTAAAGATCAAAAAGATCAACCATTCTTTTTGTTGGGCAACCAATACAAAGAAGATGGCTCGATGACAGACGGAGCATCCACTTGTTCGCTTGCGCCACAAGGTTTTACCAAGCCTCAAAACGTTAATATTCCTGATCATCATAACTCATCGGTTCATACAGATTATTACATGACTACCGATCATAAAGTATTGCTAATGGCCATTGAAAGTTTTGACGCAATTGGCGACCGCGATATTTATGTGAGTTTCAAAAAAGGAGACAACTCTTGGTCCGATCCCAAAAATTTGGGAAAAGACGTTAATACTGTAAGCGAAGAGTCGGCTCCTTTTATGGTGGCTGGTGATAACACTACACTTTATTTCTCTTCAAAAGGACATAGTGGTTTTGGCGACAGCGATATTTTTATTACCCGCCGCCTCGACGATACTTGGGAGAAATGGTCTGAACCCGAAAACTTAGGACCAGTACTTAATACGGCTTTTGATGATGCGTATTATTATGTATCGCAAGCTGGCGATTATGTTTATTATTCTCGTGGCGTTTCTAGCGAAGATGTGGACATTTTCCGTATTCCGTTTTTGCGCAATGCCGTACCTAAACCAGTAACTGCCGTTGCGGTGGTAAAACCAACGATGCCAATGACTCTGACAATCAATAAAGGTCGTGGCGAATATGTAGCTTATAAAGCTCCTACTATCGAAGAAGTGATTGCTAAAAATACAGGCGTGGATACGACAGGTAACGGCTCTTTGCTTACGCAAAAAACATTGGCTTTGGCAGACCAAACCACGACCCCAGATGCCAATGACCCTGTTACCAAAACGGCCAATGTTCGCAAAGCAGTAGATGAATCTGGCGCAAGTACGGTGAGCAGTGGCAAATCTGGTATTAAAACAACATTACCTGACCCGAAAGCAAATCTTTTGCGTAGGGATAAAAATATTAGCAAATACAAAGTTCAAAGCGAAAACAACACTACGACTTCTGTCAATACCAACACGCCGTCTGATATGGAAATCACTATTACAGACAGTACAGAGTCAAACTCAAACGTAGCAAAAGGTTCCTCTGGAGCTAAGAAGTCAACCAGAATCCCGCGTTCTGTGTTAGAGGAGTTCCGCCGTACGATGGTGGCGTTCTCTGTGGGAAAATCCTTAGTTCCTGAAGATATTAAGCCGCAATTGTCTAAGTTGGTGATTATTATGAAAAAGTATCCGTCTATTTCTATCGAGATTGATGGCCATACCGACAACTCTGGTAATGCAGAATTAAACAAGAAACTCTCCGAGCAGCGTGCCGCAACTGTGAAAGCATATTTTGCAGAAAATGGCGTAAATCCTGATCGCGTTCGTTCGGTAGGTTTTGGTGAAGAGCGTCCACGTTTCAGCAACGAAACCAAAACGACACGTCAGAAAAACCGCCGCGTGGAGTTCGTGCCAGTTGTGAAATAA